One genomic segment of Alicycliphilus denitrificans K601 includes these proteins:
- the glnL gene encoding nitrogen regulation protein NR(II) encodes MISAPRPAERYQALDLISTLVAVLHPDGAVVFVNAALEDALGLSRRMLEGTDFGALLTDPAILRKALAGARGRDFAALRFEAALRRPPQEPLPVHANVARAEPGSEVIVELWPLEAQARQDREERLREQAQAHKELIRNLAHEIKNPLGGIRGAAQLLQMELPGPELAEYTQVIIHEADRLQGLVDRLLAPHRHPHQVGDVNIHEVCERVRSLVLAEYPQGLAVLRDYDTSIPEFRGDRAQLLQALLNIVQNAAQALAERIAAGDAQITLRTRVARQVTFGRQRYRLALELHVIDNGPGVPEAIRERIFYPLVTGRDGGSGLGLTLAQTFVQRHQGLIDCDSEPGRTDFRILIPLP; translated from the coding sequence ATCATTTCGGCACCCCGGCCCGCGGAGCGCTACCAGGCGCTGGACCTCATCTCCACGCTGGTGGCCGTGCTGCACCCCGATGGTGCAGTGGTGTTCGTCAACGCCGCGCTGGAGGACGCCCTGGGCCTGTCGCGCCGCATGCTGGAGGGCACGGACTTCGGCGCGCTGCTGACCGACCCGGCCATCCTGCGCAAGGCGCTGGCGGGCGCGCGCGGGCGCGACTTCGCGGCGCTGCGCTTCGAGGCCGCGCTGCGCCGTCCGCCGCAGGAGCCGCTGCCCGTGCACGCCAACGTGGCGCGGGCCGAGCCCGGCAGCGAGGTGATCGTGGAGCTGTGGCCGCTGGAGGCCCAGGCGCGCCAGGACCGCGAGGAGCGCCTGCGCGAGCAGGCCCAGGCGCACAAGGAGCTGATCCGCAACCTGGCGCACGAGATCAAGAACCCGCTGGGCGGCATACGCGGCGCGGCGCAGCTGTTGCAGATGGAGCTGCCTGGCCCCGAGCTTGCCGAATACACCCAGGTCATCATCCACGAGGCCGACCGCCTGCAGGGCCTGGTGGACCGTCTGCTGGCGCCGCACCGCCACCCGCACCAGGTGGGCGACGTGAACATCCACGAAGTCTGCGAGCGCGTGCGCTCCCTGGTGCTGGCCGAATACCCCCAGGGTCTGGCCGTGCTGCGCGACTATGACACCTCCATCCCCGAGTTCCGCGGCGACCGCGCGCAGCTCCTGCAGGCGCTGCTCAACATCGTGCAGAACGCCGCTCAGGCGCTCGCCGAGCGCATCGCCGCCGGCGACGCACAGATCACCCTGCGCACGCGCGTGGCCCGGCAGGTCACGTTCGGGCGCCAGCGCTACCGCCTGGCATTGGAATTGCATGTCATCGACAACGGGCCGGGCGTGCCCGAGGCCATCAGGGAGCGGATCTTTTATCCGCTGGTGACGGGCCGGGACGGTGGATCGGGGCTAGGCCTGACGCTGGCGCAAACCTTCGTGCAGCGGCACCAGGGCCTGATCGACTGCGACAGCGAACCGGGCCGCACGGACTTTCGCATCCTCATCCCGCTGCCCTGA
- the ntrC gene encoding nitrogen regulation protein NR(I), whose translation MKPIWIVDDDPSIRFVLERALAREGLPTRSFTQAREVLDALAGVAAGGAAQQGPQVLVSDIRMPGDSGLQLLEQVRAQLPGLPVIVMTAYSDLDSAVSAFQGGAFEYLPKPFDVPKAVELIRRAVEESEREQVAEQQQADAPEMLGQAPAMQDVFRAIGRLSQSVVTVLVTGESGSGKELVARALHKHSPVAGGPFVAINTAAIPKDLLESELFGHERGAFTGAQTQRRGRFEQAEGGTLFLDEIGDMPFDLQTRLLRVLSDGQFYRVGGHAAVKSHVRVIAATHQDLEQRVRDGAFREDLFHRLNVIRLRLPALRERREDVPMLTRHFLQRSARQLGVEPKRISDAALETLMRFAFPGNVRQLENICHWLTVMAPAQVISARDLPPEVLQAGAPVHAPAAAADEGWELALEREAQRLLQDGRPEVWEALARRFESRLIRTALQATHGRRMEAAQRLGIGRNTITRKIQELGLDAPDEV comes from the coding sequence ATGAAGCCGATCTGGATAGTGGACGACGACCCCTCGATTCGCTTCGTCCTGGAGAGGGCGCTGGCGCGCGAGGGCCTGCCCACGCGCAGCTTCACGCAGGCGCGCGAGGTGCTGGACGCGCTGGCCGGCGTGGCCGCGGGCGGCGCGGCGCAGCAGGGGCCGCAGGTGCTGGTGAGCGACATACGCATGCCCGGCGACTCGGGCCTGCAGCTGCTGGAACAGGTGCGCGCGCAGCTGCCGGGCCTGCCGGTCATCGTCATGACAGCCTATTCCGACCTGGACAGCGCCGTGTCCGCCTTCCAGGGCGGCGCGTTCGAATACCTGCCCAAGCCCTTCGACGTGCCCAAGGCCGTGGAGCTGATTCGCCGCGCCGTGGAGGAAAGCGAGCGCGAGCAGGTGGCCGAGCAGCAGCAGGCCGACGCGCCCGAGATGTTGGGCCAGGCGCCGGCCATGCAGGACGTGTTCCGCGCCATCGGGCGCCTGTCCCAGAGCGTGGTCACGGTGCTGGTCACAGGCGAATCGGGCTCGGGCAAGGAACTGGTGGCGCGCGCGCTGCACAAGCACTCGCCCGTGGCCGGCGGGCCGTTCGTGGCCATCAACACCGCCGCCATCCCGAAGGACCTGCTGGAGAGCGAGCTGTTCGGCCACGAGCGCGGCGCCTTCACCGGCGCGCAGACGCAGCGGCGCGGGCGGTTCGAGCAGGCCGAGGGCGGCACGCTGTTCCTTGACGAGATCGGCGACATGCCCTTCGACCTGCAGACGCGCCTGCTGCGCGTGCTGTCCGACGGCCAGTTCTACCGCGTGGGCGGCCACGCCGCCGTCAAGTCCCATGTGCGCGTGATTGCCGCCACGCACCAGGACCTGGAGCAGCGCGTACGGGACGGCGCGTTCCGCGAGGACCTGTTCCACCGCCTCAACGTCATCCGCCTGCGCCTTCCTGCGCTGCGCGAGCGCCGCGAGGACGTGCCCATGCTCACGCGCCACTTTCTGCAGCGCAGCGCGCGCCAGCTGGGCGTGGAGCCCAAGCGCATCTCCGACGCGGCGCTGGAGACGCTCATGCGCTTCGCCTTCCCCGGCAACGTGCGCCAGCTCGAGAACATCTGCCACTGGCTCACCGTCATGGCGCCGGCCCAGGTGATCTCGGCGCGGGACCTGCCGCCCGAGGTGCTGCAGGCGGGCGCGCCCGTCCATGCGCCCGCGGCGGCGGCCGACGAGGGCTGGGAGCTGGCGCTGGAGCGCGAGGCGCAAAGGCTGCTGCAGGACGGCCGGCCCGAGGTGTGGGAAGCGCTGGCGCGCCGCTTCGAGTCGCGCCTGATCCGCACCGCCCTGCAGGCCACGCACGGTCGGCGCATGGAGGCCGCGCAGCGCCTGGGCATAGGCCGCAACACCATCACGCGCAAGATCCAGGAACTGGGGCTCGATGCGCCGGATGAGGTATGA
- the xth gene encoding exodeoxyribonuclease III, with product MHLATWNINSLSVRLPQVLAWLVANPVDAIGLQELKLVDEKFPHDAFEAAGYHAVCFGQKTYNGVAIVSRTPPRDVVRNIPGHDDEQARVIAATLDVEGGPLRLVNCYFVNGQAPGTDKFAYKLQWLAALHDWLRAELAAHPRLVLVGDFNVAPEDRDSYDPVGLKDTIHHTVEERQHFRQLLELGLTDAFRMFEQPEKSYSWWDYRQLGFQKNRGLRIDHILVSEALRAGVTACRIDRAPRKNPQPSDHAPVVATLG from the coding sequence ATGCATTTAGCCACCTGGAACATCAACTCCCTCTCCGTGCGCCTGCCGCAGGTGCTGGCATGGCTGGTCGCCAATCCGGTGGATGCCATCGGCCTGCAGGAGCTCAAGCTGGTGGACGAGAAGTTCCCGCACGACGCCTTCGAGGCCGCGGGCTACCACGCGGTGTGCTTCGGCCAGAAGACCTACAACGGCGTGGCCATCGTGAGCCGCACGCCGCCGCGCGACGTGGTGCGCAACATTCCCGGCCACGACGACGAGCAGGCGCGCGTGATCGCCGCCACGCTGGACGTGGAAGGCGGCCCGCTGCGCCTGGTGAACTGCTACTTCGTGAACGGCCAGGCGCCGGGCACCGACAAGTTCGCCTACAAGCTGCAGTGGCTGGCCGCCCTGCACGACTGGCTGCGCGCCGAACTGGCCGCGCACCCGCGCCTGGTGCTAGTGGGCGACTTCAACGTGGCGCCCGAAGACCGCGATTCCTATGACCCCGTGGGCCTGAAGGACACCATCCACCACACGGTGGAGGAGCGCCAGCATTTCCGCCAACTGCTGGAGCTGGGCCTGACCGACGCATTCCGCATGTTCGAGCAGCCCGAGAAGAGCTATTCGTGGTGGGACTACCGGCAGCTGGGCTTTCAGAAGAACCGCGGCCTGCGCATAGACCACATCCTGGTGAGCGAGGCGCTGCGCGCGGGCGTGACGGCCTGCCGTATCGACCGCGCGCCGCGCAAGAACCCGCAGCCCAGCGACCACGCGCCGGTGGTCGCCACGCTGGGCTAA
- the kdpA gene encoding potassium-transporting ATPase subunit KdpA, translating into MVEPLLLLALLVVLGWPLGHYLAAVMRGDPMRSDVLFRWIERPLYALLGTRPEVGMGWCGYAKAFLLSNLVLALVVWAIFMTQAWLPLNPDGVPNMGWDLALHTVVSFLTNTNQQHYAGQAQLSYLSQMTGIVGLQVVTPVMGLAVAAATLRGLFGGRQPQAQGQPVDVGNYWADVVRATLRFVLPLCLILSALLTWQGVPATLAGGPVAAPVEAGAQFNVQKIPLGPVAPMVAIKQLGSNGGGWYGPNSAVPLENPTPLSNFLQTLAICLIPVSIVFMVGPFTGRRRFGAMVFGTMLAMSVLSTGLAVWSEGHSAIAADIALMEGKEVRLGSDASALWAAVTTQVNNGSVNSMLDSAAPLTGMVAMADMLINAVWGGVGCGLQQFIVYLLLSVFLAGLMTGRTPELFGRKIEGPEVRLLAVLVLLQPLVVLGFTAVALAVPGLAGNSNPGFHGISQVFYEYVSAFANNGSGFEGLGDATVWWNLSCAIVLAAGRFPALVIPLAIAAMLAAKRRAPEGAGTLQVETPTFALVLIGIVIILTLLQFMPVLVLGPVADHLALASLLAR; encoded by the coding sequence ATGGTTGAGCCCCTTCTTCTCCTCGCGCTGCTCGTCGTCCTGGGCTGGCCGCTCGGACATTACCTGGCTGCAGTGATGCGCGGCGATCCGATGCGCAGCGATGTCCTGTTCCGCTGGATCGAGCGGCCGCTGTACGCGCTGCTGGGCACGCGGCCCGAGGTCGGCATGGGCTGGTGCGGGTACGCCAAAGCCTTCCTGCTGAGCAACCTGGTGCTCGCGCTCGTGGTCTGGGCGATCTTCATGACCCAGGCCTGGTTGCCGCTCAACCCGGATGGCGTGCCCAACATGGGCTGGGACCTGGCGCTGCACACCGTGGTGTCCTTCCTCACGAACACCAACCAGCAGCACTACGCGGGCCAGGCGCAGCTGTCCTACCTGTCGCAGATGACGGGCATCGTGGGCCTGCAGGTGGTCACGCCGGTGATGGGGCTGGCCGTGGCCGCGGCCACGCTGCGCGGCCTGTTCGGCGGGCGGCAGCCCCAGGCCCAGGGCCAGCCCGTGGATGTCGGTAACTACTGGGCCGACGTGGTGCGCGCCACGCTGCGCTTCGTGCTGCCGCTGTGCCTGATCCTGTCGGCGCTGCTGACCTGGCAGGGCGTGCCGGCCACGCTGGCCGGCGGCCCCGTGGCGGCGCCGGTCGAGGCCGGCGCGCAGTTCAATGTGCAGAAGATTCCGCTCGGGCCGGTGGCGCCGATGGTGGCGATCAAGCAACTGGGCAGTAACGGCGGCGGCTGGTACGGCCCCAACAGCGCGGTGCCGCTGGAGAACCCGACGCCGCTGTCCAATTTCCTGCAGACCCTGGCGATCTGCCTGATTCCCGTGAGCATCGTCTTCATGGTCGGGCCCTTCACCGGGCGGCGCAGGTTCGGCGCCATGGTCTTCGGCACCATGCTGGCCATGTCGGTGCTCTCCACGGGCCTGGCGGTCTGGTCCGAGGGGCACTCCGCCATCGCGGCCGACATCGCCCTGATGGAGGGCAAGGAGGTGCGCCTGGGCTCCGATGCCTCGGCGCTGTGGGCGGCGGTGACGACGCAGGTCAACAACGGCTCGGTCAACTCCATGCTCGACTCGGCGGCGCCGCTGACCGGCATGGTGGCCATGGCCGATATGCTGATCAACGCCGTCTGGGGCGGCGTGGGCTGCGGCTTGCAGCAGTTCATCGTGTACCTGCTGCTGAGCGTGTTCCTGGCCGGGCTGATGACGGGGCGCACGCCCGAACTGTTCGGCCGCAAGATCGAGGGCCCCGAGGTGCGGCTGCTGGCGGTGCTGGTGCTGCTGCAGCCGCTGGTCGTGCTGGGCTTCACGGCCGTGGCGCTCGCCGTGCCCGGCCTGGCGGGCAACTCCAACCCGGGCTTTCATGGCATCAGCCAGGTGTTCTACGAGTACGTCTCGGCCTTCGCCAACAACGGCTCGGGCTTCGAGGGGCTGGGCGACGCCACGGTGTGGTGGAACCTCAGCTGCGCCATCGTGCTGGCCGCCGGCCGCTTCCCCGCGCTGGTGATCCCGCTGGCCATCGCCGCCATGCTCGCCGCCAAGCGCCGCGCCCCCGAGGGTGCCGGCACGCTGCAGGTGGAAACGCCCACCTTCGCGCTGGTGCTCATCGGCATCGTCATCATTCTCACGCTGCTGCAGTTCATGCCGGTGCTGGTGCTGGGCCCCGTGGCCGACCACCTGGCTCTGGCCTCGCTGCTTGCCCGCTGA
- the kdpB gene encoding potassium-transporting ATPase subunit KdpB has protein sequence MSTTHAASSTRVGSSLKPALIGSFAKLAPRHAIQNPVMAVVWLGTVLTAVATIAGWTSTGFGWAVTAILFVTVLFANFAEAVAEARGRGQAASLRRARKDLVARRLDKAGRENTVPAAELRPGDLVVVAEGQLVPADGEIVEGLATINEAAVTGESAPVLREAGTDRSGVIGGTKVLSDRIVVRVTAESGHSFLDRMIALVEGSVRQKTPNEIALGILLAVMTLSFLIVVATLPFIGGFVGVRVDVVLLVALLVCLIPTTIGGLLPAIGIAGMNRALRANVLAKSGKAVEVAGDVDVLLLDKTGTITYGDRQATAFHPLAGVNAAQLRQAALLASLADSTPEGKSIVRLAREKGEKLVDPEQAHFVPFTAQTRMSGVDLPAGRVIRKGAMDAIVRHVAALEGHAPAELEARVHEVARKGATPLVVSDGRHVLGVVELSDVIKRGIKERFARLREMGVKTVMITGDNPLTAASIAADAGVDDYIAEARPEDKLARIRAEQAGGRLVAMVGDGTNDAPALAQADVGLAMNSGTQAAKEAGNMVDLDSDPAKLLAVVEIGKQQLITRGALTTFSLANDVSKYFAILPALFAASVPQMAALDVMRLSSPASAVLSALVFNALIIPALIPLALRGVRFRPASATELLRNNMLVYGVGGVLLPFIGIKLIDIVLSAMFNL, from the coding sequence ATGAGTACGACACATGCAGCCTCCTCCACCCGCGTGGGCAGTTCTCTGAAGCCCGCGCTGATCGGTTCCTTCGCCAAGCTGGCGCCCCGGCATGCCATCCAGAACCCGGTGATGGCGGTGGTGTGGCTGGGCACCGTGCTGACCGCCGTTGCCACCATCGCGGGCTGGACGAGCACCGGCTTCGGCTGGGCCGTCACGGCCATCCTGTTCGTCACCGTGCTGTTCGCCAACTTCGCCGAGGCGGTGGCCGAGGCGCGCGGACGCGGCCAGGCCGCCTCGCTGCGCCGGGCCCGCAAGGACCTGGTGGCGCGCCGGCTGGACAAGGCGGGCCGGGAGAACACCGTCCCCGCTGCGGAATTGCGCCCGGGCGACCTGGTGGTGGTCGCGGAAGGCCAGCTGGTCCCGGCCGACGGGGAGATCGTCGAGGGCCTGGCGACCATCAACGAGGCCGCCGTCACCGGCGAGTCCGCGCCCGTGCTGCGCGAGGCGGGCACCGACCGTTCCGGCGTGATCGGCGGCACCAAGGTGCTGTCCGACCGCATCGTCGTGCGCGTCACGGCCGAGTCCGGCCACAGCTTCCTGGACCGCATGATCGCGCTGGTCGAGGGCTCCGTGCGGCAGAAGACGCCCAACGAGATCGCGCTGGGCATCCTGCTGGCGGTGATGACGCTGAGCTTCCTGATCGTGGTCGCCACGCTGCCCTTCATCGGCGGCTTCGTGGGCGTGCGGGTCGACGTCGTGCTGCTGGTGGCCCTGCTGGTGTGCCTGATCCCGACCACCATCGGCGGCCTGCTGCCGGCCATCGGCATCGCGGGTATGAACCGCGCGCTGAGGGCCAACGTGCTGGCCAAGTCCGGCAAGGCGGTGGAGGTGGCCGGCGACGTGGACGTGCTGCTGCTGGACAAGACCGGCACCATCACCTACGGCGACCGGCAGGCCACGGCCTTCCACCCGCTGGCCGGGGTGAATGCGGCGCAACTGCGTCAGGCCGCGTTGCTGGCCTCCCTGGCCGACTCCACGCCCGAGGGAAAATCCATAGTCAGGCTCGCGCGGGAGAAGGGCGAGAAGCTTGTGGACCCGGAGCAGGCCCACTTCGTGCCCTTCACGGCGCAGACGCGCATGTCGGGTGTGGACCTGCCCGCCGGCCGCGTGATCCGCAAGGGCGCGATGGATGCGATCGTCCGGCACGTCGCGGCGCTCGAAGGCCATGCGCCAGCCGAGCTGGAGGCGCGCGTGCACGAGGTGGCGCGCAAGGGCGCCACGCCGCTGGTGGTGAGCGATGGCCGGCATGTGCTGGGCGTGGTCGAGCTGTCCGACGTCATCAAGCGCGGCATCAAGGAGCGCTTCGCCCGCCTGCGCGAGATGGGCGTCAAGACGGTGATGATCACCGGCGACAACCCGCTCACGGCAGCGAGCATCGCCGCCGACGCCGGGGTGGACGACTACATCGCCGAGGCCCGGCCCGAGGACAAGCTGGCGCGCATCCGCGCCGAGCAGGCCGGCGGGCGGCTCGTGGCCATGGTGGGCGACGGCACCAACGACGCGCCCGCGCTGGCGCAGGCCGACGTGGGCCTGGCGATGAACTCGGGCACGCAGGCGGCCAAGGAGGCCGGCAACATGGTAGACCTGGACTCCGACCCGGCCAAGCTGCTGGCGGTGGTGGAGATCGGCAAGCAGCAGCTCATCACGCGCGGCGCGCTGACCACCTTCTCGCTGGCCAACGACGTGTCCAAGTACTTCGCCATCCTGCCGGCGCTGTTCGCGGCAAGCGTCCCGCAGATGGCCGCGCTTGACGTAATGCGGCTGTCCAGCCCGGCCAGCGCGGTGCTGTCGGCGCTGGTCTTCAACGCCCTCATCATCCCGGCGCTGATACCGCTGGCGCTGCGCGGCGTGCGCTTCAGACCCGCGAGCGCGACCGAGCTGCTGCGCAACAACATGCTGGTCTACGGCGTGGGGGGCGTGCTGCTGCCTTTCATCGGGATCAAACTCATCGACATCGTGCTGTCCGCGATGTTCAATCTCTGA
- the kdpC gene encoding potassium-transporting ATPase subunit KdpC encodes MANILPVSPARASSGTAPLADRGALRGAVVLAVVTLAGFGFLYSLAGVGIGQALFPQAADGSLVERGSRIVGSALVAQPFAGERYFQPRPSAAGYDTMALTGSNQARTNPDLRKRLEEARAAVAMREGVAPSAVPGDLYTQSGSGIDPHVSPQGAAIQVARVARARGLARDAVERLVAGHTEGRQFGIFGAPRVNVLALNLALDALAASK; translated from the coding sequence ATGGCAAACATCCTCCCGGTTTCGCCGGCCCGAGCTTCTTCCGGTACCGCACCCCTTGCCGACCGGGGCGCCTTGCGCGGCGCCGTCGTGCTGGCCGTCGTGACCCTGGCCGGCTTCGGCTTCCTGTATTCGCTGGCGGGCGTCGGCATCGGGCAGGCGCTGTTCCCGCAGGCGGCCGATGGCAGCCTGGTCGAGCGCGGCAGCCGGATCGTCGGCTCGGCGCTGGTGGCCCAGCCCTTCGCGGGCGAGCGCTATTTCCAGCCGCGCCCTTCCGCCGCCGGCTACGACACGATGGCGCTGACGGGCAGCAACCAGGCGCGAACCAACCCGGATCTGCGCAAGCGCCTGGAAGAAGCGCGCGCGGCCGTCGCCATGCGCGAGGGCGTGGCGCCCTCGGCCGTGCCCGGTGACCTGTACACGCAGTCAGGCAGCGGCATCGACCCGCACGTCAGCCCGCAGGGCGCGGCGATCCAGGTGGCGCGCGTCGCGCGTGCGCGGGGCCTTGCCCGCGATGCCGTCGAAAGGCTGGTGGCCGGCCATACCGAGGGCCGGCAGTTCGGCATCTTCGGTGCGCCGCGCGTCAACGTGCTGGCCCTGAACCTGGCGCTGGACGCACTGGCGGCCAGCAAGTAG
- a CDS encoding sensor histidine kinase, with translation MGAENTQQADALVGELRRQAAGRLTVFLGAAPGVGKTYAMLARARELHRQGIDVVIGIVETHGRAETMALVEGLPQVPRRQVGYQGRMLDEMDLDGLLARRPAIALVDELAHRNAPGSRHERRWQDVQELLDAGIDVYTTVNVQHLESLNDVVHQITGIRVSETVPDAVFERLRDIRLVDLPARELIERLNQGKVYLPEQAAQALQAFFSPSNLTALRELAMQTVAEHVDADLRETRTARGLADIAIQRHVLVAIDGRGQSEYLVRAGARIAERRGAPWSVVSVDTGRSAGAALHAEDLERAAPGQARHSAAHAEQQRQRELDQAFALARSLGGETEALHNTDVTQALLDAAAARGARSIVIGRTRERPVARIFNRTLTQQLLQRGARYELTIVSTPQARQRALRLQGLAGERLARGEPALIALATLGATAAAALAERFVGLEDLSTVFLIAVLLVASRTRMVAAAITAVLCFLAYDFLFIEPRFTFLISAQRGVATVLLFLAAALIAGRLASRLRMQVIALRAANTHATAMQNLARQLSKAADLGQVITASASVLQSTLNAQAWIRINGESGPAAAAQHLDEKDKAAAEWSQQHGQPSGRYTDTLAHCAWWFLPVHSDRETLGVVGLRFPAGMGRLPFEQRRLAESMTEDIGQAALRARLVSELEAARVTGETERLRSALLSSVSHDLRSPLSSMIGAADSLARYGQDMGAQDRGSLLETIRVEGERLDRYIQNLLDMTRLGQQGLALSRDWIGVDELVGSAVRRLQRYEPAVKVESSIDAGIGPVHVHPALIEQAIFNVLENAAKFSPPGEPIRVQALREEGGLLRIDISDRGPGIPEDERRRIFDMFYSVERGDRGKQGTGLGLTIVQGIVGAHMGRVEALPGPDGRGTTIRLTLPLGEPLPAQEG, from the coding sequence ATGGGGGCGGAGAATACGCAGCAGGCGGATGCCCTGGTCGGCGAGCTGCGGCGGCAGGCGGCCGGCAGGCTCACGGTGTTCCTGGGCGCGGCGCCGGGCGTGGGAAAGACCTACGCCATGCTCGCCCGCGCGCGGGAGCTGCACCGCCAGGGCATCGACGTGGTGATCGGCATCGTCGAGACCCATGGCCGCGCCGAGACCATGGCCCTGGTCGAGGGGTTGCCGCAGGTGCCGCGCAGGCAGGTCGGGTACCAGGGGCGCATGCTCGATGAAATGGACCTCGACGGCTTGCTGGCGCGCAGGCCGGCCATCGCCCTGGTCGATGAGCTGGCCCACCGCAATGCGCCTGGCAGCCGCCACGAGCGCCGCTGGCAGGACGTGCAGGAGCTGCTGGACGCAGGCATCGACGTCTACACCACCGTCAATGTCCAGCACCTGGAGAGCCTGAACGACGTGGTGCACCAGATCACCGGCATCCGGGTGAGCGAAACGGTGCCGGACGCCGTGTTCGAGCGGCTGCGCGACATCCGGCTGGTCGATCTGCCGGCGCGCGAGCTGATCGAGCGCCTGAACCAGGGCAAGGTCTACCTGCCCGAGCAGGCGGCGCAGGCGCTGCAGGCCTTCTTCTCGCCCTCCAACCTCACGGCGCTGCGCGAGCTGGCGATGCAGACCGTGGCCGAGCACGTGGACGCCGACCTGCGCGAGACGCGCACTGCGCGCGGGCTGGCCGACATCGCGATCCAGCGGCACGTGCTCGTCGCCATCGACGGCCGGGGCCAGTCGGAATACCTGGTGCGCGCGGGCGCGCGCATCGCCGAGCGGCGCGGCGCGCCCTGGTCGGTGGTGAGCGTGGATACCGGCCGCTCGGCGGGCGCGGCGCTGCACGCGGAGGACCTGGAGCGCGCGGCGCCCGGGCAGGCGCGCCACTCGGCCGCCCATGCCGAGCAGCAGCGCCAGCGGGAGCTGGACCAGGCCTTTGCGCTGGCGCGCAGCCTGGGCGGAGAGACCGAGGCGCTGCACAACACCGACGTCACGCAGGCCCTGCTGGACGCGGCGGCGGCGCGCGGTGCGCGCTCCATCGTGATCGGGCGCACGCGCGAGCGGCCCGTCGCCCGCATCTTCAACCGCACGCTGACGCAGCAGCTGCTGCAGCGCGGCGCTCGCTACGAGCTCACTATCGTCAGCACGCCGCAGGCGCGCCAGCGCGCGCTTCGCCTGCAGGGCCTGGCCGGCGAGCGCCTGGCCCGGGGCGAGCCCGCCCTGATCGCGCTGGCGACGCTGGGCGCCACCGCGGCCGCCGCGCTCGCCGAGCGCTTCGTGGGGCTGGAGGACCTCTCCACGGTGTTCCTGATCGCCGTGCTGCTGGTGGCCTCGCGAACGCGCATGGTGGCCGCCGCCATCACCGCGGTGCTGTGCTTCCTGGCCTACGACTTTCTGTTCATCGAGCCGCGCTTCACCTTCCTCATCAGCGCCCAGCGCGGCGTGGCGACGGTGCTGCTGTTCCTGGCCGCTGCGCTGATCGCGGGCCGCCTGGCCTCGCGCCTGCGCATGCAGGTGATCGCGCTGCGCGCCGCGAACACGCACGCCACGGCCATGCAGAACCTGGCCCGGCAGCTGTCCAAGGCGGCCGACCTGGGGCAGGTGATCACGGCCAGCGCCTCGGTGCTGCAATCGACGCTGAACGCGCAGGCGTGGATCCGCATCAACGGTGAATCCGGCCCTGCCGCGGCGGCGCAGCACCTGGACGAGAAGGACAAGGCCGCGGCTGAATGGAGCCAGCAGCACGGGCAGCCCAGCGGCCGCTATACCGATACGCTCGCCCATTGCGCGTGGTGGTTCCTACCCGTGCACTCGGACCGGGAGACGCTTGGCGTGGTGGGCCTGCGCTTCCCCGCGGGGATGGGGCGCCTGCCCTTCGAGCAGCGGCGCCTGGCCGAGAGCATGACGGAGGACATCGGCCAAGCCGCACTGCGCGCGCGCCTGGTGTCCGAGCTGGAGGCGGCGCGGGTGACCGGGGAGACGGAGCGGCTGCGCTCTGCGCTGCTGTCCTCCGTGTCGCACGACCTGCGCTCGCCGCTGTCGTCCATGATCGGCGCGGCCGACAGCCTGGCCCGCTACGGCCAGGACATGGGAGCGCAGGACCGCGGCAGCCTGCTAGAGACCATCCGCGTCGAGGGCGAGCGGCTGGACCGCTACATCCAGAACCTGCTGGACATGACCCGCCTGGGCCAGCAAGGTCTGGCTCTGTCGCGCGACTGGATCGGCGTGGACGAGCTGGTAGGCTCCGCCGTGCGCCGGCTGCAGCGCTACGAACCGGCGGTGAAGGTGGAGAGCAGCATCGATGCCGGGATCGGCCCGGTCCACGTCCACCCGGCGCTGATCGAGCAGGCGATCTTCAACGTCCTGGAGAATGCGGCCAAGTTCTCCCCGCCGGGCGAGCCCATCCGGGTGCAGGCGCTGCGGGAGGAGGGCGGCCTGCTGCGCATCGACATCTCCGACCGGGGGCCGGGCATCCCGGAGGACGAGCGGCGCAGGATCTTCGACATGTTCTACAGCGTGGAGCGCGGCGACCGCGGCAAGCAGGGCACCGGCCTGGGCCTGACCATCGTGCAGGGCATCGTGGGCGCGCACATGGGCCGGGTGGAGGCCCTGCCCGGGCCGGACGGCCGGGGCACGACCATCCGCCTGACCCTGCCGCTGGGCGAGCCGCTGCCCGCGCAGGAGGGATGA